The genomic region AGCTTCACCATAAAGGTAACAATGAGCAGGCTTATCAGTAGTCTTTAGAACAATAACTTCAGTATATCCATTAATACGCTGTcaagaatatatatttttttatctagAAAGGTAGTGGGCTTGCTGTGTTTGTTAAATTATTActcctgtttttgtttgttatagAGATGAATTATGTATGACAGCATGTCTAATTGGTGTATATGTGAATGATCAATGTCCAGATGCATTGACCAAAGTAGTGAGAGTAATGTCAAGGTGAAACTTGTATGTGACTTTGAGTTGATGGTTCTTGATCCTGTAGGATGTGTACGACAAAGTGGAATACCTGAGCTCCCTAGGAAAGTCCCAGACAGCAGCGGTTCGGAGGGATGCAGACATCGGTGTGGCTGAGGCAGAGAGGGATGCTGGAATAAAAGTGAGAATCTCTTAAATGAGACGCCGAAAGAAGCAAACAGGCATGCCTTGTCAGTATTTTGTCCGTTTGTAACCTGTAATGTTATTTTCTATCCAGGAAGCTGAGTGTAAGAAGGAGATGATGGACATTAAATTCCAGGCTGACACCAAAATGGCCGACTCCAAACGTGAGCTGGAAATGCAGAAAGCTGCTTTTAATCAAGAAGTAAACACCAAGGTACTGGGAAGTTAtgtaattttaaatatacaaaATACAGCACATGTAGTTTGCTGTCTCATAAAATAGCTGTGCTGCATTTTGGAGGATACCACACTATTGGATATTTTGGCATGGAGCAGATGGAATAGTTATACATTTGAAAAATATGCACTGAATCTATGGGAAACATATTACTATTTACACAATGTGGTGCACCGATATAGAAATTTTGACCAGGAATAATAATCAATATATTTTTATCTAATATTTACAATAACCTCAGTGCTCCATAAATCTGTAGTCAAACTTATATGGGTAATGTTATGCACAGTAGCTCCAGCTAGGGAGACTTTAGCAAGGTTCTAAATGGTAAAGGCAGAGGAGCAAGAGAGATTTTTGAAGTGGAGGAGGACCAGACAGTGAGTAAAAGGTCTTTTTACTTTTCAGCTCATCTGACCATGTTTGAAGAGGCATTTAGTGTGACTTGGACTAATGCTTTAATACACTAAACATTTTGATTGACACTGGCTGACTGACTGGTATAGAGTTGCCAGTCACCCTTAAATGGCCTATCTGACAATAGCCGTGACAACAATTAGCCTTTTCTACAATGTGTTTAAATTTACCAGTATACCGTAATGCAGATTATTTGAGGACACATTCATAAATGTATTGCTTAGAGTAATTCTAACTATTTCATGTTGAGTAAAATAGTGTAAATATCAGCCAGCTATATCGACCAAAACTGACACATGACCAAGACTTACCGATATGTTAACCGATATATTGTGCAGTTTCTACCATTGCATCGCTATTATTTGTTCAGTTACTGTCATATATAATTGTTTGGGATAGGGCTGTAGTTTACAAGGAGTCGCAAAAATTTTGAATTGTTTAGTAAATTGTGAGCAGAATACTTGAGTATTTTTTTCTACTGAGAGCATACAGTCTGAACTGTAGGAAAgtaaaaatggatgttctgaTTCTACTCCAATCAGAAAGCTGAGGCCCAGCTGGCCTATGAACTTCAAGCAGCCAAGGAGCAGCAGAAGATTCGACTGGAGGAGATTGAGATTGAGGTGgttcaaagaaaaaaactgatTTCTGTTGAGGAAAATGAGATCGCCAGGACTGAGAAAGAGCTGATTGCTACTGTCAAGAGACCAGCAGAAGCTGAGGCCTACAGGATGCAGCAGCTGGCAGAAGGCCTGAAGTAAGCCCCTCCCCCTGGTCCACATGGCACCCAAAACCATACATCTGTGTAGTTGTATACAGTCATAGGGGCATCTGTTCACCTGCATGTGCACCATATAAGGGGCATCAGTGGATATTTTATTGTCTTTTAAGAATCAACAGTAGGAATTACTTACCTCATTTCCTTGTATTCTAAGATACCTGCTTTTTTCATATAGGTTTGTTTCtttattaagtttaatttgtttgagtttatataaaaaattttatGTTTAAATTGAAGGGGTAGTCTCATTTCATTTTGGCATTCTGAAAAATCATGTTGACCAATCCCTATTATCATCCTGACCAGGATCAAGAAAGTGCTGATAGCTCAGGCTGAAGCGGAGAAGATTCGGAAGATGGGTGAAGCTGAAGCTGGCTCGATTGAGGCTTTGGGGAAAGCTGAGGCTGAGAAAATGAGGCTCAAAGCACAAGCCTACCAAGAGTATGGAGAGGCAGCCAAAACTGCTCTGGTCCTTGAGGCTCTGCCAAAGGTTAATTTTTATGAATGCTTTCCTCTTTATAACCCCATTCTGCATATATGTAAGATAATAAGTAAGGAAGTTAAAGTGCTGAGTACATACGTGACATGCTACAGCTGTAAAACAGTGAAGGGTGCACTAGGTAGCCTCCCTTACTGAAAAGTAGTCTTAACAAAAGTGTAGTCTTAAAAACACTAACAAATGGGAGCTACGCCTGTGTGCCtatgatcagaaagttgccagttcaaacccaACCTCGGCACGTCTGCAGGtctttgagcaagacccttaacccccagctccctgggcaccgcAACAGGTGGCTacccttcacagccagcttaCTCTTGCCTACAAAGctcatttccccacagggatcaataaaatatcaattattattattattattattccagaATAAGTAATTTATTAATTTTCCTCACACAGAAACGAAAAAGGCAAAACAGTCGTGATGGACAAATtgacgcttcatgaaccatttgctgtattttttgaccacactaggtggtgctcttggtttgctttggagTATGTTTTATGCCCTTTTTTGATCAGAGTGCACCATCTAGttcagtcaaaaaatacagtaaatagtTCATGAAGCaacattttgtccatcactacaaAACAGCACtaacacaatgatgtttcagaaATGGGGTGATGCTTATTGTACCTGAAATTCATGCTATTTATCAGTCCTACTAACCTTACCTAGTCTTATATTCAAGATTACCTTGGCCATTGCTTGTAATATAAGGAATACTTTGTATTTATCCTGCCCAGTACTGTAAAAGAACACCTTGGATTATGTTTCCATTTGATGAAATACAGGAATAACACATGAGGGATAAAAATTATCCCTTCCACCACTGACAGTATTTATGACCAAGCATAAAACATTTGTATAATGAAATGTATAGTCGCATAACAAAAATGTATGTTGTTGGGGTTCAGAAAACTTCAATAACTCAAATATTCTATGAATGCTTCTTTTTGTGATCATTTATGTTTGCTCTACAGCTGTTTTTCCAAGATCCAGTTTGTTAACATGACTGAAATGCTGAATAGAtgcattagtttttttttttttttttttaatctttggtTTGTCTATTCAGATTGCAGCGAATGTTGCCGCCCCCTTAGGCAGAACCAATGAGATTGTCATCCTGAGTGGGGATGGGAGCCATGTGACCGGGGAGGTGACTCGCCTTCTGGCGGAGCTGCCTGTGTCTGTGAATGCCCTAACAGGAATTGATCTATCCAAAGTACGAGACCATTTTTTCCCAGCCAGTTTTACTTAAATCATAATCAGGTTGCTGGATGTATAACGTTAATTGTAGACAGTGATTTCAGGTCTACATTTGGTAAGCATGAAGGAGATTTTGTTATTACTTGTTAATTTTTTGTATTTCGATACAGATTCCCTTGTTGCAGAAGATGAGCAGCGCTCAGGCATGAAATACACCACAATTATCCTTCTCCACTGGGTCTACtttactgcacacacacacacagatggtcTACTAAAGAAACAATCATTCAGGACCTCTAGTGCCTTCATTTTGGGAGGAACAGGACATCTTCATGTACTGATGCccacttttgtatttttttttttgatgaatgGATAAACAAACTTGACAAACCATCAGTACATATTTAAGTTCAGTAATGTCAGTCTTAATGTTTAAGAAGGTGTGTGTATGCTACTGTAAATGTTAGATCTATTGTTACTTTTATTAAACTTATCATAGGCTACTAATGTGAAGAAAAGTCTCAGGAGTCATTGTTACTATAACAATATTGCTTTTATTTGAGAATACAAAGGGTAGCAGTTGACAGGAATATACTAACATTAATCTAACATTAATCTAATTAAGCTTCTTATATTATATTGCTAAGCTGCTAAATGTTTATTTCCTATGTCTTGCAACAGAAGTTAGTTTTATAATATCTGTTATCCACATGGCTTCAAGTGTATTAGTTCCCACACTTTGTGGTTTTCCGTAGTCACTCCTGTCACCTGTTCTGTTCTCTACAAATATATTTCCTTTTTTTGAATAACTAGACACAATACCATAACATGTGCATAAAATGTCATGTGATTATGATGGATGTGTAGCTCCTGACAAAAAGGATTATTTATGTACTACTAATAGTATGACAAACAGCTGAGAGGGCTTCACTTTCTATATACATATTTCCTTGGCATTATTTCCCAAGTACTCTTAGTCACAGTCACCATATTAACCAAATGGTACAAATGAGCAAGTAGTTGTTAAATAGTACCTCAGAACTGAAGTTGCCATTTCAGCTAAAATTATCTACTTTTTCATTGACAATCTGCACCCCTGACGAGGATAATCAgtttatggatggatagatggttaATATTGATTTCCAAGGGGAGCACtgttttcattatttatcttGTTTACCTTGTCATGACATAGACTGTACTCATATTCTAAAATATAAACTTAGCATAACTATAGAGAGAAGCTACAGGTTTTATTTCAGTCATTTGGAAGAGAGTTGCATGGTACTGATCTGTAAATTAAGAAGGGGGATGCATCTAATTAATTACACTGTAACAAGTGCAGCACTTTCATCAGAAGATAATTCAGACCCAGGTAAATCATTAAAGGCTAGTTCATGTAGACATCAGTAATGTGGGGGTGTGGTACTGAGTGGTCACTGTCACACTGGATGTAACAATGCAATTTTACTTGTGAATGAGCTCATCAGTCACTGATCCTATCAATTTGTAATGTAGAAAGGTCCACGCAGTTACTTGAAAATTCTGAGTTCAGCAGCAGATCACATTTATGTACCATCATGTATGACTTGTTGCTGTTAAGCGGAGAACTGTTATACGGGAGAGAAGTATCCAGGCTGAAAAATATCTTTCGGAATTTTACTGAGGTCAGAATGTCATTGGCCCCAAAGTGGCATTCCCATATCAGTTGAAATATGCAATTGTCTGCATGCATAAACTTGCCTCTTACGCCATACTCCATGCTAGGAAATAGCTATGAAAAGATTGTACTCGTACTCACCTCAATCTGGGAATACTATTGTTGTTAAATAGCTATGCATTAGATTACATTTGCCatggctgagactgaatcactttcAATCACTACATGATGGTTATTAGGCATTTAATTACTAGCGGCTGTCAGTGATTGTTAATTGCTGTATAGTAACTTGGGAGAATGACACTGTGGATGCTGGAGCAACCGAAGCTGTGTGCAGACTCACCCCTTTAATACGATGACAGTGTAGTTCTGCTTTAGCGGGatgattactgtgcatctggtgacaaagatttacgatggatcatttaaaacccaagtactggaatactttgccaaacagaatatcctgatgagcaaattaatttcattttttcaactttaaaataaaagttatttttggtgatggtaactttcaattccccacgattccccagttccagtcctggaggcctagtctgcacccagattttaatactcaaacaccttattcagctcaccagccaattaccaggtttagtaggtgtaggtccttgcaaactggtcctccaggactggaattggggaaccctgatatatagcattatatatctatatataaaaaatttatCATAATTGTGGGGTGTATTTTTCTAAATCAGATTTTCAGGAACTGGactgatgtttttgtttgtgtgatttttttaaatatatgtatcATACTACTGTGTTTATTTCTCCCACAGTGAAATAAA from Brienomyrus brachyistius isolate T26 chromosome 17, BBRACH_0.4, whole genome shotgun sequence harbors:
- the LOC125711692 gene encoding flotillin-2a-like; amino-acid sequence: MGNCHTVGPNEALVVSGACCGSDDKSYVVGGWTWAWWCISDIQRISLEIMTVKPKCEDVETAEGVALTVTGVAQVKVMTEGDLLVVACEQFLGKSVSEIKNVILQTLEGHLRSILGTLTVEQIYQDRDRFAQLVREVAAPDIGRMGIEILSFTIKDVYDKVEYLSSLGKSQTAAVRRDADIGVAEAERDAGIKEAECKKEMMDIKFQADTKMADSKRELEMQKAAFNQEVNTKKAEAQLAYELQAAKEQQKIRLEEIEIEVVQRKKLISVEENEIARTEKELIATVKRPAEAEAYRMQQLAEGLKIKKVLIAQAEAEKIRKMGEAEAGSIEALGKAEAEKMRLKAQAYQEYGEAAKTALVLEALPKIAANVAAPLGRTNEIVILSGDGSHVTGEVTRLLAELPVSVNALTGIDLSKIPLLQKMSSAQA